The Bacillota bacterium genomic sequence TCACCGAGCCCGGAGGTCACTTGCGCTACCCGGTCATTCACCAGCCCCAATATTATTTCTTTCTGGTAGGCTATATCATCCTTAACCACAAATACCGTTTGGTTGGTCCCCGCTGGGACAATAGCCTCCCGCTCAATTACCAACACCGCCGAGACTACTTCCGTCTGTAATTCTACTTCCGCAAACATCCCTGGCTTAATCAAATGGCCGTCATTGGGTACTGTCACTTCCACCGGAAACCCCTGCGTTCTGGCATCAGCCGCCGGGGCCACCGCTGTAAGTTCACCGGCAAATTCTTTGCCCCCTAAACTGGCCACTTTAACCGTTACTTTTTGTCCCGTCCTAAGATGACTAATATCTTTTTCCGTAGCATTAAGACTAATCTTCACCTGATCCATAGCCACAATTGTGACCACCGGCGCACTGGGGCTGACCATTTGCCCCACCTCCACCGGCAGACTGGCCACTATTCCGGCCACCGGAGCAGTAATGGTAGCGTTATCCAACTGGGATCGGGCCAAGGCCACAGCCGCCTGGGCTTGGTCGTGGTTGGCCAGAGCCATTTTCTCTTGATCTAATATCCCTTGGTATTGAGCCGCCGCTCCGGCCGCCCTGACTCTGGCTTGCTCCAATGCCTGTTCTGAGATGACTCCTTGTTCTTTTAGATACTCCATCCGCGTAAGGTCCGCGGCTGCATTTTCATAAGCCAGGCGAGCGCTGGCCGCCGCAGGCGACTCCTCCTTTGCCGGCGGCAGTCCTGCTTCGGCCACGGCCAAAGCGGCTCTGGCTTGCCGGACCTGTTGTGCCAGATCCTTATCATCAAGTTGCAACAATACCTGACCCGCCTCCACGCGGTCGCCTACTTGTACCTTGACTGCCAGCACCTGAAGCGGCAGCTTACTAATAACGTAAACTTCCGCCTGAGCACGAACCGGCCCGCTGAGCACTGTTCCAGCTTGGACTTCGCCCCTTTCAACCAGCTTTACCTCCACCGCCACCGGCTTCGGTCCCTGTTCTTTTTCCGCTGACGACTTGCAGCCCGTTAGCGTCACCAAAACCGCAAGCACAAAGACAGCCAGCTTTATGTAGCGTTTGGACATACTTTCTCCTCCCCCTGTAACTCAACTCAACCATCTAAATTACGCAATATCATCATTATTATGTCCGGAACATATTGTCGACCGACCGGTCGGTCAGAAACTGACACTATTATAGAGCGGTTCCAAAACTATGTCAACTAGCCAAT encodes the following:
- a CDS encoding efflux RND transporter periplasmic adaptor subunit — its product is MSKRYIKLAVFVLAVLVTLTGCKSSAEKEQGPKPVAVEVKLVERGEVQAGTVLSGPVRAQAEVYVISKLPLQVLAVKVQVGDRVEAGQVLLQLDDKDLAQQVRQARAALAVAEAGLPPAKEESPAAASARLAYENAAADLTRMEYLKEQGVISEQALEQARVRAAGAAAQYQGILDQEKMALANHDQAQAAVALARSQLDNATITAPVAGIVASLPVEVGQMVSPSAPVVTIVAMDQVKISLNATEKDISHLRTGQKVTVKVASLGGKEFAGELTAVAPAADARTQGFPVEVTVPNDGHLIKPGMFAEVELQTEVVSAVLVIEREAIVPAGTNQTVFVVKDDIAYQKEIILGLVNDRVAQVTSGLGEGELLVVKGQQYLRDGMPVSVVAGGEAS